A stretch of Prunus dulcis chromosome 6, ALMONDv2, whole genome shotgun sequence DNA encodes these proteins:
- the LOC117632066 gene encoding transcription factor bHLH18-like yields the protein MDMISSAKWVSDLEMEDPTFIHQYEMNSLDYSLDDLNFQSFSSESYSSYPNFTPKATHNFSNASIETPQQAGTHERPAKQPKNHTTWNPCTTDHTIMAKAASSSSSHLISFDNSNSSPPTSSQQFYGTLDNTMKPKNEVEYSNGKLNLTTLISQGSYDPQTCSPKHGQGIKRAATVTRSPLHAQDHVLAERKRREKLSQRFIALSALVPGLKKMDKASVLGDAIKYVKHLQERTKMLEEQAVKKTVEAVVFVKRTQYSADDDISSSDENFESSSDHPLPEIEARVSDKEVLIRVHCEKTKGCLAKILSEIETLDLTIVNSSVLPFGNSTLDITVIAQMDAEFSMTVKDLVKNLRQSLLKFV from the exons ATGGACATGATTTCATCAGCAAAATGGGTATCTGATTTG gagaTGGAGGATCCTACTTTTATCcatcaatatgaaatgaaCTCTCTGGACTACTCACTTGATGATCTCAATTTCCAGTCTTTTTCTTCTGAGAGCTACTCGTCTTACCCGAATTTCACCCCTAAAGCCACACACAACTTCAGCAACGCATCCATCGAAACTCCTCAACAGGCCGGCACTCACGAAAGGCCAGCAAAACAGCCTAAGAACCACACTACTTGGAACCCTTGCACCACTGACCACACAATTATGGCCAaggctgcttcttcttcctcctcacATCTGATTTCTTTTGATAACTCCAACTCATCACCCCCAACCAGTTCTCAGCAGTTCTATGGTACTCTAGACAACACAATGAAGCCAAAGAATGAGGTGGAATATTCCAATGGGAAATTGAACCTTACAACTTTGATTTCCCAAGGTTCCTATGACCCCCAAACTTGTTCACCGAAACATGGACAAGGGATCAAGAGGGCAGCTACAGTCACTAGGAGTCCTTTACATGCTCAAGATCATGTTCTCGCTGAGAGAAAACGCAGAGAAAAACTCAGCCAGCGGTTCATAGCTCTGTCTGCCTTAGTTCCAGGCTTAAAGAAG ATGGACAAAGCTTCAGTCCTTGGAGATGCGATCAAGTACGTGAAGCATCTTCAAGAACGTACGAAGATGCTGGAGGAACAAGCGGTTAAGAAAACCGTTGAAGCAGTGGTGTTTGTGAAGAGGACTCAGTACTCTGCCGATGATGATATCTCTTCATCGGATGAGAACTTTGAGAGCTCCTCCGACCATCCACTCCCCGAAATTGAAGCAAGGGTTTCAGACAAGGAGGTTCTCATACGAGTCCATTGTGAGAAAACCAAAGGATGTTTGGCAAAAATACTAAGCGAAATAGAGACCCTTGATCTCACCATTGTTAACAGCAGTGTCTTGCCCTTTGGCAATTCAACTCTTGATATCACTGTAATTGCTCAG ATGGACGCTGAATTCAGCATGACAGTGAAGGATCTTGTGAAAAACCTGAGACAGTCATTGCTCAAGTTTGTGTGA
- the LOC117630443 gene encoding LRR receptor-like serine/threonine-protein kinase HSL2 gives MKHLPLKYLLVLFAVHLCVSSVMASLAGDTQTLIRVKAKLSDPDGKLDDWVPNSDHNPCNWTGITCEPNTHTVLAVNISGLGIAGGFPFGFCHIRTLRNLSVSFNSINGSLQTQTLSLCSHLQVLELESNYIVGELPEFSPDFTDLQVLNLQSNNFSGDIPASFGRLPSLKVLLLSQNLLNGSIPSFLCNLAELTRLALAYNPFKHAVLPSEIGNLRKLETLFIPQSNVKGQIPDSIGNLVSLNSLDLSQNSLTGVLPESIGRLRSAVEIELFTNHLFGELPESIANLSSLRYLDLSLNAFTGKLSEKIAGMRLVSLNLNDNFLQGEVPQILGSNPILRQLKLFNNSFSGSLPENLGRYSDLDDLDVSTNKFTGELPKYLCYKKKLTRLVAFSNQFSGNLPDTLSECDSLGYVRIEHNEFSGVVSDRFWGLPLLTFLQINNNRFNGTFSPSISAANGLTTLLISGNQFSGSIPQEMCKLSDLAKLDLSKNQFSGDLPRCITELKKLQKLKMQENVFSGQIPSQVSSWTELIELNLASNRLSGWIPPELGDLPVLNYLDLSENFLTGEIPVELTKLKLNQFNVSNNKLYGKIPSGFNYELYVSGLMGNPNLCSPDLKPMPTCSKPKSAAPFLIVILSVCVLLLVGSLAWYLKLRSKAFGGKTKRLYRVTTFQRVGFNEEEVMSSLTKENQIATGGSGHVYRVKLKTGQTVAVKKLWGGSREPETEGVFRSEVETLGRIRHGNIVKLMFCCSGEDGRILGYEYMENGSLGDCLHGEKVGALEDWAKRFEIAVGSAHGLAYLHHDCVPAIVHRDVKSNNILLDEDWTPRVADFGLAKTLHKDVAAGCGAMSRIAGSYGYIAPEYAYTLKVTEKSDVYSFGVVLLELITGKRPNDLSFGENQDLVKWVSEAAVGSPERGEENRGDGNGCFNSDLSQIVDPRMDPSTCDYDEIEKVLMVALLCTSAFPINRPSMRKVVEMS, from the exons ATGAAACATTTACCtctaaaatatcttttagtgCTGTTTGCCGTACACCTATGCGTATCATCGGTGATGGCCTCTTTGGCCGGAGATACCCAGACCTTGATTCGGGTCAAGGCAAAACTTTCCGACCCCGACGGAAAACTCGACGATTGGGTTCCCAACAGCGACCACAATCCCTGCAATTGGACTGGGATTACGTGTGAACCAAACACCCACACTGTGCTTGCTGTGAACATTTCCGGGCTGGGTATTGCCGGCGGGTTTCCATTCGGGTTTTGTCATATTCGGACCCTCCGAAACCTCTCTGTGTCTTTTAACTCCATCAACGGCTCTCTCCAAACCCAGACCCTCTCCCTCTGCTCGCACCTTCAAGTTCTGGAACTGGAATCTAACTACATCGTCGGAGAGTTGCCGGAATTCTCGCCGGACTTCACCGATTTACAGGTCCTGAACCTCCAAAGCAACAACTTCTCCGGCGATATTCCTGCGAGTTTCGGCCGGCTTCCCTCGCTCAAGGTCCTACTCCTCTCCCAGAACTTGCTCAACGGTTCAATTCCGAGTTTCTTGTGCAATCTGGCCGAGTTGACTCGCTTGGCACTCGCTTACAATCCCTTCAAGCACGCTGTGTTACCTTCAGAGATCGGAAACTTAAGAAAGCTCGAGACCCTCTTCATCCCCCAATCCAACGTCAAGGGCCAAATACCAGACTCGATCGGGAACTTAGTCTCTCTCAATAGCCTCGACCTGTCTCAAAATTCTCTAACTGGCGTGTTGCCTGAGAGCATTGGAAGGCTGAGAAGCGCGGTTGAGATCGAGCTGTTTACAAATCACCTGTTCGGCGAATTGCCTGAGAGCATCGCAAACTTGAGTTCTCTACGATACTTGGATTTGTCGCTGAACGCTTTCACTGGCAAATTGTCTGAGAAAATTGCAGGGATGCGTTTAGTTTCTTTGAATCTCAACGACAATTTTCTCCAAGGCGAAGTTCCTCAAATCTTAGGCTCCAACCCGATACTTCGGCAGCTCAAGCTCTTCAACAACAGCTTTTCCGGTTCGCTACCGGAAAATCTCGGCCGATATTCAGATTTGGACGATTTGGATGTCTCCACTAATAAATTTACCGGCGAGTTGCCCAAGTACCTCTGCTACAAGAAAAAGCTCACGAGACTCGTCGCATTCAGTAACCAGTTCTCTGGTAACTTGCCTGATACATTAAGCGAGTGCGATTCTCTCGGCTACGTTCGAATCGAACACAACGAATTCAGCGGCGTCGTTTCTGACAGGTTTTGGGGTCTGCCTCTGCTTACTTTTCTTCAAATCAACAACAACAGGTTCAACGGCACCTTTTCGCCTTCGATTTCCGCTGCAAATGGTCTCACGACGCTTCTAATTTCCGGCAACCAGTTTTCCGGCAGTATTCCGCAGGAGATGTGCAAGCTTTCTGATCTCGCGAAGCTCGACCTCAGTAAAAACCAGTTCTCCGGCGACTTGCCGCGTTGCATAACGGAGTTGAAGAAGTTGCAGAAGCTGAAGATGCAAGAAAACGTGTTCTCTGGACAGATTCCGAGTCAAGTGAGTTCGTGGACCGAATTGATCGAGTTGAACCTAGCCAGTAACCGGCTCTCGGGTTGGATCCCACCCGAGCTCGGGGACTTGCCGGTGCTGAATTACTTGGATCTCTCGGAAAATTTTCTCACGGGCGAGATTCCGGTGGAGTTAACTAAGCTCAAGCTCAACCAGTTCAACGTCTCAAACAACAAACTGTACGGAAAGATTCCTTCCGGGTTCAATTACGAACTCTATGTCTCGGGTCTAATGGGCAACCCGAATCTATGCAGTCCGGATCTCAAGCCCATGCCCACCTGCTCCAAACCCAAATCCGCTGCCCCATTTCTGATAGTCATTTTATCCGTCTGCGTTTTATTGCTAGTCGGGTCTCTCGCTTGGTATTTGAAACTCAGATCCAAAGCATTTGGCGGTAAAACCAAGAGGCTTTACCGGGTCACCACATTCCAGCGGGTCGGGTTTAACGAAGAGGAGGTGATGTCGTCTTTAACGAAAGAGAATCAAATTGCGACGGGCGGATCGGGTCATGTTTATAGGGTGAAGCTGAAAACGGGCCAAACTGTGGCGGTTAAGAAGCTGTGGGGCGGGTCAAGGGAACCCGAAACTGAGGGCGTTTTCCGATCCGAAGTGGAGACGTTGGGTCGGATTCGCCATGGCAATATCGtaaaattgatgttttgttGTAGCGGTGAGGATGGTAGAATCTTGGGTTACGAGTACATGGAGAATGGGAGCTTGGGCGATTGCCTGCACGGAGAGAAGGTCGGGGCGTTGGAGGATTGGGCCAAGAGATTCGAAATTGCGGTCGGGTCGGCCCATGGACTGGCATATCTGCACCACGATTGTGTTCCTGCTATCGTGCACCGGGATGTGAAGAGCAACAACATACTTCTGGATGAGGACTGGACCCCACGGGTGGCGGATTTTGGACTGGCCAAGACTTTGCACAAGGACGTGGCGGCTGGCTGTGGTGCCATGTCAAGGATTGCTGGGTCCTACGGCTACATTGCTCCTG AGTACGCATACACACTCAAGGTTACAGAGAAGAGTGATGTGTACAGCTTTGGCGTGGTGCTGCTAGAACTGATTACAGGCAAGAGGCCAAATGACTTGTCCTTTGGTGAGAACCAGGACTTGGTGAAGTGGGTTAGCGAGGCCGCCGTAGGTTCTCCTGAACGAGGTGAAGAAAACCGAGGTGACGGCAATGGTTGTTTCAACTCGGATCTCAGCCAGATTGTTGATCCAAGGATGGACCCGTCGACATGCGATTACGATGAGATTGAGAAGGTTTTGATGGTGGCTCTTCTATGTACCTCGGCTTTCCCAATTAACAGGCCCTCCATGCGAAAGGTGGTCGAAATGTCATGA
- the LOC117630686 gene encoding tubulin alpha chain-like has translation MRECISIHIGQAGIQVGNACWELYCLEHGIHPDGQMPSDKTIGGGDDAFNTFFSETGAGKHVPRAVFVDLEPTVIDEVRTGTYRQLFHPEQLISGKEDAANNFARGHYTIGKEIVDLCLDRIRKLADNCTGLQGFLVFNAVGGGTGSGLGSLLLERLSVDYGKKSKLGFTVYPSPQVSTSVVEPYNSVLSTHSLLEHTDVAVLLDNEAIYDICRRSLDIERPTYTNLNRLVSQVISSLTASLRFDGALNVDVTEFQTNLVPYPRIHFMLSSYAPVISAEKAYHEQLSVAEITNSAFEPSSMMAKCDPRHGKYMACCLMYRGDVVPKDVNAAVATIKTKRTIQFVDWCPTGFKCGINYQPPTVVPGGDLAKVQRAVCMISNSTSVAEVFSRIDHKFDLMYAKRAFVHWYVGEGMEEGEFSEAREDLAALEKDYEEVGAEADEGEDGDEGDDY, from the exons ATGAGGGAGTGCATCTCCATTCACATCGGTCAGGCTGGTATTCAGGTCGGCAATGCTTGCTGGGAGCTTTACTGTCTCGAGCATGGAATCCAT CCTGATGGCCAGATGCCAAGTGATAAGACCATTGGGGGAGGTGATGATGCTTTCAACACCTTCTTCAGTGAGACTGGTGCTGGGAAGCATGTTCCTCGTGCTGTGTTTGTAGATTTGGAGCCCACTGTCATTGATGAAGTCAGGACTGGGACATACCGCCAACTCTTCCACCCTGAACAGCTCATCAGCGGCAAGGAAGATGCAGCAAATAACTTTGCTCGTGGCCACTATACCA TTGGGAAAGAGATTGTTGATCTGTGCCTGGACCGCATCCGAAAGCTTGCTGACAACTGCACTGGCCTCCAAGGGTTCCTGGTTTTCAATGCTGTGGGTGGAGGCACTGGTTCAGGTCTTGGCTCCCTTCTACTGGAACGTCTGTCAGTGGACTATGGCAAGAAGTCCAAGCTCGGGTTCACTGTCTACCCCTCTCCACAGGTTTCAACCTCTGTTGTTGAGCCCTACAACAGTGTCCTCTCGACCCACTCCCTCTTGGAACACACTGATGTTGCTGTGCTGCTGGATAACGAGGCTATTTATGACATATGCAGGCGATCCCTTGACATTGAGCGTCCTACTTATACCAACCTTAACCGCTTGGTTTCTCAG GTGATATCATCCCTGACTGCATCCCTGAGGTTCGATGGTGCCTTGAATGTGGATGTGACAGAGTTCCAGACTAATCTTGTGCCATACCCCAGGATCCATTTCATGCTTTCATCCTATGCTCCTGTTATCTCAGCTGAGAAGGCCTATCACGAGCAGCTTTCAGTTGCAGAGATCACCAACAGCGCATTCGAGCCTTCATCGATGATGGCTAAGTGCGACCCACGCCATGGGAAATACATGGCCTGCTGTCTGATGTACAGAGGGGATGTGGTGCCCAAGGATGTCAATGCAGCTGTGGCCACCATCAAGACCAAGCGCACTATCCAATTCGTCGACTGGTGCCCAACTGGATTCAAATGCGGTATTAACTACCAGCCCCCAACTGTTGTTCCAGGTGGTGATCTTGCCAAGGTTCAGAGGGCAGTGTGCATGATCTCGAACTCCACCAGCGTGGCTGAAGTGTTCTCGCGCATTGACCACAAGTTCGACCTCATGTATGCCAAGAGGGCATTTGTTCACTGGTACGTGGGCGAGGGCATGGAGGAAGGTGAGTTTTCTGAAGCCCGTGAGGATCTTGCTGCGCTGGAGAAGGACTATGAGGAGGTCGGTGCCGAGGCTGACGAGGGCGAAGACGGTGATGAGGGAGACGACTACTGA
- the LOC117630444 gene encoding uncharacterized protein LOC117630444, whose translation MEKKKDHKVACATDQEPEANGILSKEDQSQPNVTLLTESTKTDSPSNGNAPSLNHQYPSTLQWPYTPQHGVEQSPFMPRPFIATQAPLPGVINQWPQFPHLQQNASNHQVPQGLPPSNYSQSAAPSWLPQRAGYTLPGLNAPATFPSFIAFGATDTSWQTPAAVGGGTSTTNQAQVPNFCYPVGYPYLGFPGPCDPSWWGQAQAQAQAQPPLCTYAFPGGYFPSPPALPPSCTTPLGQSFQKGIIRAPTKLSQKHQQLWDAQSAENVQLWNVINHLQSEIMDYKNRLVRLEAEVSSLKPAAEEPTAQVSGAVLSGQPSKRGRPKRSVASVDALPSPGESHRRTRGRKPAACKIHQFEMKPHVFEKVILNKVEDKEKAYHSTAAAEQGNNISNVVTHSGGNLEVNGSNSMMPEFHYQFQQDLPNVQMYRIGHAASSEMKGNDDKGNYVRTNNSITSQQTNGTSTKTNLALHMGAIGTASIGWPSSISSEPDRTEVNIGSQGFYNSGSVIRRGGKIIPGWSFVSEEDASEKLEDAVLGSGKDDNDENMGDDSSSGGEEIARTKAKSAHNMDGSREGTSPNWS comes from the exons atggagaagaagaaggaccaCAAGGTTGCTTGCGCCACCGATCAAGAACCAGAGGCAAATGGCATTTTG AGCAAGGAGGACCAAAGCCAGCCAAATGTGACACTTCTGACAGAGAGTACAAAAACTGATAGTCCTTCAAACGGCAATGCACCGTCCCTAAATCACCAATACCCATCAACTCTTCAATGGCCGTACACGCCTCAGCATGGAGTGGAACAATCCCCTTTCATGCCTAGACCCTTTATTGCAACTCAAGCACCGTTGCCTGGAGTTATAAACCAATGGCCACAATTTCCACATCTACAACAGAATGCCTCTAACCATCAGGTCCCACAAGGCCTGCCACCAAGCAATTATTCCCAATCAGCTGCTCCCTCATGGCTACCCCAGCGAGCTGGTTACACGTTGCCTGGATTGAATGCACCAGCAACTTTTCCGTCATTCATTGCTTTCGGAGCTACTGATACTAGTTGGCAAACTCCTGCAGCTGTTGGAGGTGGAACTTCAACAACAAATCAAGCTCAAGTTCCTAATTTCTGTTACCCTGTTGGGTACCCATATCTGGGCTTTCCAG GTCCTTGTGATCCATCTTGGTGGGGTCAGGCTCAGGCTCAGGCTCAGGCACAACCACCCCTATGCACATATGCTTTTCCAGGAGGCTACTTTCCTTCACCACCTGCATTACCGCCTAGTTGCACCACACCCCTTGGGCAATCCTTTCAAAAAGGAATTATCAGGGCACCAACTAAACTTTCTCAGAAGCACCAGCAACTTTGGGATGCTCAA TCTGCAGAAAATGTCCAGCTATGGAATGTAATTAATCACTTGCAATCAGAAATAATGGATTACAAAAATCGCTTGGTGAGGCTTGAAGCAGAAGTGTCTTCTCTGAAACCGGCAGCGGAAGAGCCCACTGCTCAAGTTAGTGGGGCTGTTTTATCTGGACAACCATCAAAAAGAGGAAGACCAAAGAGGTCAGTTGCTTCAGTTGATGCATTACCTTCTCCAGGTGAGTCTCATCGCCGAACTCGAGGTAGAAAACCTGCAGCATGCAAGATTCATCAGTTTGAGATGAAACCACATGTTTTTGAGAAGGTTATCCTCAACAAGGTAGAAGATAAAGAGAAAGCATATCACTCCACAGCTGCTGCAGAGCAGGGAAACAATATCTCAAACGTTGTCACACATTCTGGTGGCAACTTGGAGGTTAACGGAAGCAATTCAATGATGCCTGAATTCCACTATCAATTTCAGCAGGACCTTCCCAATGTCCAAATGTATAGAATTGGGCATGCTGCCTCTTCAGAAATGAAAGGTAATGATGACAAGGGTAACTACGTAAGAACTAACAACTCCATCACTTCTCAGCAAACTAATGGGACAAGCACCAAAACCAATTTGGCCCTTCATATGGGTGCCATTGGTACTGCAAGTATTGGGTGGCCTTCTAGCATTTCCTCCGAACCTGATAGAACCGAGGTAAATATAGGCTCCCAGGGTTTCTACAACAGTGGTAGTGTTATCAGAAGAGGAGGAAAGATCATTCCTGGATGGAGCTTTGTAAGTGAAGAGGATGCTTCTGAAAAGCTGGAAGATGCTGTATTAGGATCAGGAAAGGACGACAATGATGAAAATATGGGAGATGATTCCAGCTcaggaggagaagaaattgcTCGAACAAAAGCTAAGAGTGCCCACAACATGGATGGTAGTAGAGAAGGAACTAGCCCTAACTGGTCATAG